In Mycobacterium branderi, the DNA window CCGGGGTGGTGATGGGCGTAGCTGCGGTAGGCGCCGGCCATGACCAGCACGGCGTCGTCGCGGGCCCGGCCCTCGCCAACCCTGTTCAGCATCGTGATGATGTCGTCGATCACCCGCATGCGCACCGTGCGGCGCAGGTCTTCCAGGCTGTGCACGTGGTTGTAGAGCGACGGCCCCTTGGTTCCCAGCTGCGTCGCCAGCGCGTTGATGGTCAGCGCGTCCCAGCCCTCCCGGTCTAAGAAGGTGAGCGCGGCGTTGATGATGATGTCGCGGCTCAGCTTCGCGGGGCGGGCGGTCGACTTGGTCGCGGCGCGCGAGCGACCACCGGCTGCTTCCGGCTCTGCTGCCATGGTGATCGCCCTTCGGTTTGCCTCGACCCGCTTCCCAATTGGACCGGGGTCAGCGAAGAACTCTAGTTGACAAATCCGGGAAGCCGGCCATTGCACAGGGCATTGCACGTAGGCTCTCCTCGAGCAGATCACCCGCCACGGCGAGAGGAACGCGCGGTGAAATGGACGACCCTTGGCCGCACGTCGACGGCCTGTGCGATCGCCATTGGTTTCGCATTGTTCGCCGGGGCCCCAACCGCATCCGCCAAGAACGGTGACACGCACATCACCGGCGAAGGTGTCGAGCAGACCGTGGACTGCAACAACGCCACGCTGATCGTCAACGGCACGTCCAATTCCGTCAACGCGCTGGGAACCTGCTGGGCGGTGACGGTCATGGGTTCGGGCAACACCGTGGTCGCCGACACTGTCGTCAACGACATCACCGTCTACGGTTCCGACGAGACGGTGTACTTCCGCAACGGCGACCCGGTCATTTGGGATCGCGGTCGCGAACTGGGCATGGTCAACCGGATCAACCGTGCAGCGTGAGTTTTTTGCACAGCCACAACCGGAGAATCGAGGAACAAATGCGCGCGTACACGATTCTGGCGCTGTCTGCGGCAGTGGTGGTTTTCGGGCTGGCCGGCTGCGGATCGCATGAGAAACACGCGACGCCGTCGACCAGCACCACGAGCGGGAGCACCGGCGCACAGTTCGAGGTCGGCAACACGATCAACTACGGATCGTTCGGAACCACAACCGATCTCGACTGCGCCGACGGGAAGTCGCTGAATGTCGGCGGTTCCAACAACACGCTGACCGTCAAGGGCACCTGCGGGACGGTGAGCATCGGCGGCGCCGACAACAAGATCACCTTCGACAAGATCGACAAGCAACTCAGCGTCGTCGGTCTCAACAACACGATCACCTACAAGAACGGCGACCCCAAAGTCGACAACCTGGGTTCGGGCAACACGATCAACAAGGGCTAGGTTCTTCCGCGTCAAGCGCTGGCGCCGTGGCGGCCCGCGCCGGCCGCGAAGCGTCCCGCACCTTCCATCGCCTCGGCGCTGACGCGGGAGATGCTGGCGAATTCGTAGTCCAGCGCCTCCGATTCGGTTGCGCCCCATTGGTGTAGCGCCGAGAGTCGATCCGATCGCATGCACTGCTGCGGCAGCGCGGCCAGCTGCGCGGCCAGCTCCTCGGCGGCCTGGCGGGCCTGCCCCTTGGGCACGACGCGATTGGCCAGGCCCATCGCGTGGGCTTCGGTGGCGTCGACGCCGCGGCCGGTGAGGATCATGTCCATCGCCCGGCTGTGGCCGATCAGTCGGGGCAGCCGGATGGTGCCGCCGTCGATCAGCGGGACGCCCCAGCGCCGGCAGAACACCCCGAAGACCGCGTCCTCCTCCGCGACCCGCATATCGCACCACAGCGCCAGTTCCAGGCCCCCGGCCACCGCATACCCGCTCACCGCGGCGATCACGGGCTTGGACAACACCATTCGCGTCGGGCCCATCGGCCCGGGGCCGGTCCGGTGCACCTGGTTGGCGTCCGGTGTGCCGAATGCCTTCAAATCGGCTCCCGCGCAAAACGTTCCACCGTCCCCCCACAGCACCGCCACCGACGCGGCATCGTCGCGGTCGAACTCCTCGAACGCGGCGAACAGGGCGGCAGCCGTCGGGCCGTTGACGGCGTTGCGGGCCTCCGGCCGGTTCAGGATCACGGTGGTCACCGGGCCATTGCGCTCTACCCGCACAGGCTCGCTCATCTCGCCTCCACTAGTTGGATGCCGTCACGCCGCTTGGTCAGTTCGGCGGCGAAGTCGTGGTAGGCGGCGCGCAACTGGGCGCCGGGCCAGTCGGCAGGCAGCAGTTCGCTCGGCAGCATGGGGTCGCTCAGCAGGTGGCGAACGATCGCGGCGGCCACCACGAACCGGCCGGGAATGTCGGAGGCGGCGGCCATCTCGTCGAGCAAGCCGTGGCCGGCCTGCGACCACCCCGGCAGATCCCACAGCCGCCCGGCCAGGTCCGCGGGCTCGTCGTCGCGGGCCTTGAGGATGCGCAGCCGGCAACGGATCTCGGCGTCCAATTCGAGCGCCATGTTGTCCGGCCGCATCCACACCCCTTCGCGCAGTTCGCCGAACCGATTGTCGTGCAATGTGGTTCGCAGGGTGGCGCGAGTGCGTGCGTCGGTGCCGATGCTGGTGACGATCAAGGTGGTCCAATAGCCGCGCCACGGCTTTACCCGCAGGCTGATCGCCTCGTCTTGGCGGCGCTGGCGGGCCAGCAGCCGGTCGGACAGGCGGTACCCGTCGGCGGAGCGGATGAGGTCCCCGCCGCTGACCATCCTGGTCAGCGCGACCCGTAGTGTGGGCTCTTTGATACCGAAATCACTGGTGAGCCTGATCAATTCGGCAGCGCTGGCCCATGCGGGGTGAGCGCCCAGCAGCACCGACAGCACCACCGAGCGGGCCGTCATCTTGCGCATGCCTAGACCCCGGATGCTTGGCGGCCGTAGTCGCCGAACGGCTGGTCGCGATGCTTGACAGCGTCGCGGAAGCCGTGCTCGACGGCGTCGGCGACGAACGCATGACCCTCCGGGGTGTGCCGGGCGATGCCGTCGAACACGGTGCTGACCATTCTGCTGGTCGCCACACCTTGTTGCAGCAGCGCCGAATTCAGCGCGAGCTTGACCATGATCAGCTGGTTGACCGGTACCGCGGCGATGCGCTCCACGAGTCTCTCGGTGCGCTCGTCGAGATCCTTCGGATCCGGCGCCTCGACCGCCAGGCCCCACTCGGCGGCTTGCGTGCCGGTGATGCAATCCCCGGTCAGCAGAAGGCGTTTGGCGCGCTGGTCGCCGAGCCGGTGGGCCCACAGCCCCGCTGCGGGCACTCCCCAGACCCTGGTCGGCGGGTAGCCGATCTTGGCGTCGGAGGCGGCGATCACCTGGTCGGCGTGCAGCGCGATGTCGGTGCCGCCGGCCACGCAGTAGCCGTGGATCTTGACCACCGTCGGCTTGTCGGCGTGCATCAGGGACGAGAACCCGCGCACGAAGCGGCTCATCATCTGGTAGTCGATCATCGGGTCCCACGGCTGGTTGGGCAGATGGTTGACGGCCTGGGTCTTACCGTCCAGCACAGTGCCCTCGTACGGCCCGGTGCCGCCGGCCGAGGAGGTCCGGTCGGCATACGCGCTCAAATCGAAACCGGCGCAAAACCCTTCACCCCGCCCGGAGACCAAGATGACGTGCACATTGGGGTCCAGGTCGGCGCGCTCGACGAGCGCCGAGAGTTCCAGCGGGGTGTCGGCGATGATCGCGTTGCCCTTCTCGGGGCGGTTGAAGGTGATTCGCGCAACCCGGTCGGTGACCTCGTAGGTCATCGTCTTCAGGTTGTCGAAGTCGACCGGCCTGATCGCGTGAGTCATCCCTTGACCATCGCACGCTCGAGGATCGGCGCCAGATCCAGCCCAGTGGGCATGGTGCCGTAGGCGCCGCCCCACTGGCCGCCGAGCCGGGTGGCCAGGAACGCTTCGGCAACAGCAGGATGGCCGTGACGCACCAGTAGCGAGCCCTGCAGCGCCAGGCAGATGTCCTCGGCGACCCTGCGGGCCCGGTACTGGATCGTCTCCAGATCCTCCAGCTGCGGTCGCAGACGCTCGACATGCGCGTCCAGCCGCGGGTCCTGGCCCGCACTCTTGGCCAGGTCGGCGAACAGCACCTCGACGCATTCGGGCCGAGTTGCCATGGCGCGCAAGGTATCCAGCGCACTGACATTGCCGGAGCCCTCCCAGATGCCCATCAGCGGCGCCTCCCGGTACAGCCGCGGCATGCCGAAGTCCTCGATGTAGCCGTTGCCACCCAGACATTCCATCGCCTCGGCGGCGTGCGGGGTGGCTCGCTTGCACACCCAGTACTTGGCGGCGGCCAACCCGATCCGGCGCAGCAGCGCCTCGGTCTGGTCGCCGCGCACCGCGTTGTCGGTGGCGCCGGCCATGCGCATCGCGACCATCGTGGCCGCCTCGGCCTCAACCGCCAAGTCCGCCAGCACATTACGCATGAGCGGCTGGTCGATCAGATACGCGCCGAACGCCTTGCGGTGCTGGGCGTGATGGACAGCCCGGGTCAGCCCGCTGCGCATGCTGGTGGCGCTGCCCAGCGCACAGTCCAGCCGCGTCAGGTTGACCATCTCGATGATGGTCGGCACGCCGCGACCCTCCTCGCCGACCAGCCAGGCGACTGCCCCGTCGTACTCGACCTCGCTGGACGCATTGGCGTGGTTGCCCAGCTTGTCCTTGAGCCGCTGCAACAACATTCGGTTGCGGCTGCCGTCGGGCAGCACCCGCGGCAGCAAGAAGCACGACAGCCCGCCCGGCGCCTGGGCCAACACCAGGAAGATGTCGCACATCGGCGCCGAGGTGAACCACTTGTGTCCGGTGAGACGATAGCTGCCGTCGGCGTTGCGGGTGGCCTGGGTGGTGCCGGCGCGAACGTCGGAGCCGCCCTGCTTTTCGGTCATCGACATGCCGGCGGTGATTCCGGCCTTGGCCGTCGGCACCTTGAGTTCCGGGTCGTAGACCCGGCTGGTCAGCAGCGGCTCGTAAACCTTTGCCAGCTCCGGGTTGTGCCGCAATGCCGGGACGACGGCGTAGGTCATCGAGATCGGGCACATATGGCCGGGTTCGGCGGTCCAGACGCTGGTCTTGGCCGCCCGCACCACATGCGCGCCGGGCTTTGTTTCCGCCCACGGCGCGGCATGCAGGCCGTGCGCGATAGCCGTGCGCATCAGCTCGTGATACGCCGGGTCGTACTCCACCTCGTCGATGCGGTGGCCGTAGCGGTCGTGGGTGTGCAGGATCGGCCGGTTGCGGTCGGCCAACTCGCCCCAGCGCTGGGCTTGGGCGCTGCCGGAGATCGCGCCGAGTTCGGTGACCTCGTCGAGACCCCACTGCCCGCCCTCGCGGATCAGCGCCTCGACGAGAACCGGCGACGTGGCGGGGTTGTGGTCCTCCAGTGGCGGGACCTGGTTGGTGACGACATGCGTGTCTGGCATACGCCCAGTGTTACACTTTTCCGACAGTCGCACAAGAGACGTAATATTCAGTCGGCGTGTGCCGCGAAAAACCGCCACAGCGTCGACGTCGCGAATTGCGGCCACTCGTGCCCACCACCGTCGACGGTCATCAGGACCACGCTGCGGTTGTCGGGACACTCGGCGGTCGAGGTGGTGACCCGGCGCTCGGTGCTGGTGGTGGGCGGCGCGCAGTGGTCGACGTTGCGCCAGAAGGCATTCACCTGCGGCACCGGTGGGCCGTCGATGTGCGCGACGCCGGCGCCGCGTCCGCCGTTGTAGCGGATGTTCTGGTCGCCGGTCCCATGGATGTGCATCACCGATGTGCGATGCGGCGACGAGCAGGGGTCGAGTTGGGTGGCCGCATCGGGACCGATGGCCGCGAACATGCCGGTGTGGCACGCCAGCGTGTAGGCCATGATGCCGCCGTTGCTGATCCCGGTGGCGTAGATCCGCGATGCGTCGACCCCGATCGCGTGGCTGATCTCGGTGACGGTCGCGATGATGAAGCCGACGTCGTCGACGCCGTCGCGGCTGGGTTGGCCGCAACATCCGCCACCGGTGTTCCAGGCCCGCCCCACACCGTCGGGGTAAGCGACCAGAAATTTCATCGTGTCGGCCAATTGGTTCCAGCCGTAAGCCTTTTCGGCTTGCCGCGCGCTACCGAACCCGCCGTGAAGCATGACCACCAGCGGTGCCGACTCCGGGAGCCCGGCCGGCTTGTACACCCGATAGGTCCGGTCCAGGCCACCGACGCTGATCGTGTGCACGCTGGTACCGTCCGGCAACGCGGCCGTCGCGGGCGGGGACGCCGCACATGCCGCCACCGTCGCGAGCACACCGAGCAGCGCAGCGAGCCGGGCGATCATGGCTAGCCGACGCGGTCGCGCAGGAAGGCGATGTCGTCCTTGCGGCCTTCGTCGGCGGTTTCGCAGACGACGGGCGCGTTGGCCGCTTTCACCACGGCGACCAGCAGCTCGGGATCGATCTGGCCGGAGCCGATGTTGGCGTGGCGATCCGCGCCCGAGCCCGCCGCGTCCCTGGAGTCGTTGCAGTGCACCAGATCGATGCGGCCGGTGATCGCCTTGATGCGGTCGACGGCATCGATAAGCGCCTCGCCGGCCGCCCACGCGTGGCAGGTGTCCAGGCAGAAACCGATACCCGTGTCGCCGATGTGGTCCCAGAGCCGGGCGATGGTTTCGAAGTGGCGGGCCATCGCGTGGTCACCGCCCGCGGTGTTCTCCAGGTAGACCGGCACCTCGGTTTCCAGGCGCTCCATCGCCTTTCGCCAACGTTCGCAACCGGCGGCGATGTCGTCGTCGTCAACGTGGCCCCCGTGCACGATCACGGCCGTGGCCCCGACCTCGGCAGCCCCATCGCAGGTGTCCTGGAGAATTTTGCGCGACGGGATCCGTACCCGGTTGTTCGCCGACGCGACGTTGATCAGGTAGGGCGCGTGGACGTAGAGCGGGATGCTCGACGCCTTCAGCTCGGCCGCGTCGTCGCGTGGTTTCGGCTTCTTCCAGCTCTGCGGATTGCCGAGGAAGATCTGCACCAAGTCGGCGCCGTCGGCCGCGGCGGCGCCGAGCGGATCTTTCGGGCTTACATGCGAACCGATGAGCACGCGGCAAGTGTAGTGCGTGCGCTCATCCCCGCCGAGTGTGAATCCGACGACGCGACACGCGGGGAGCGCGTCGCCAGATTCACGCTCGGGCGAGAGGGGTTACCGGTAGTCGGAGTACCCGTAGTCGTCCAGCGGGACCGCGGCACCGGTGGCCTGGCCGAAGTCCGGGCTGTAGTACTGATCCTCGTAGCTCGGGATCGTGTACGCGGCGGCCCGGGCCTCCTCGGTCGGCTGCACCTGGATGTTGCGGTACCGGCTGATCCCGGTCCCGGCCGGGATCAGCTTGCCGATGATCACGTTCTCCTTCAGACCGTTGAGCTTGTCGCTGCGGCAGTTGATCGCCGCATCGGTCAGCACTCGCGTGGTCTCCTGGAACGACGCCGCCGACAACCACGAGTCGGTGGCCAGCGACGCCTTGGTGATACCCATCAGCACCGGGCGACCGGCGGCGGGCTCGCCGCCCTCGGCCACCACCCGACGGTTCTCGGCCTCGAACTCCGCGCGGTCGATCAGCGAACCGGGCAGGAACTCCGTCGAACCCGAGTCGATGATCGTCACCCGGCGCAGCATCTGCCGGACGATCACCTCGATGTGCTTGTCGTGGATCGACACACCTTGGGCCCGGTAGACCTCCTGGACCTCCTTGGTTAGGTGGATCTGCACCTCGCGCGGGCCCTGCACGCGCAGCACCTCGTGCGGGTCGGCGGAGCCTTCCATGAGCTGCTGGCCCACCTCGACGTGGTCGCCGTCGGCGAGCAGCCGCTCGGTGCCGTCCTCGTGCTTGAACACCCGCAGGCGTTGCCGCTTGGAGAGCTTGTCGTAGACCACTTCCTCGCCGCCGTCGTCGGGGACGATCGTGATCTTGTAGAACCGCTCGCCCTCCTCCAGGCGCACCCGGCCGGTGACGTCCGCGATCGGCGCCTTACCGCGCGGCACCCGGGCCTCGAACAGCTCCTGCACGCGGGGCAGACCACCGGTGATGTCCTCACCGACACCACCCTGGTGGAAGGTGCGCATGGTCAGCTGGGTGCCGGGCTCGCCGATCGACTGTGCGGCAACGATTCCCACCGCTTCGCCGATGTCGACCAGCTTGCCGGTCGCCATCGAGCGCCCGTAGCAGGTCGCGCACACGCCGGTGCCGGTGGCACAGGTCAGCACCGACCGCACCTTCACGTGAGTGATGCCCGCCGCCAGCAAGGCGTCGATCTCGGGGTCACCGAGGTCGTGCCCGCGGGCGACGACGACGTTGCCCTTCTCGTCCACCGCGTCGGTGCCCAAAGTGCGGGCGTATGCGGAGGTTTCGATGAACGGGTCGCGGATCAGGGTGCCGTCGGCTGCACGCTCGGCCAGCTCGACGGTGATGCCGCGCTCGGTGCCGCAGTCGGCTTCGCGGACGATGACATCCTGGCTCACGTCCACCAGACGACGGGTCAGATAACCCGAGTCGGCGGTACGCAACGCGGTGTCCGCCAAGCCCTTTCGGGCGCCGTGGGTGTTGATGAAGTACTCCAACACCGTCAGGCCCTCCCGGAACGACGACTTGATCGGCCGCGGGATGAACTCGCCCTTCGGGTTGGTCACCAGACCCTTCATGCCGGCCAGCGTCCGGGTCTGGGTGAAGTTACCGGTGGCACCCGAGTCGACGATCGTGATGATCGGGTTGTCGTCTGGGTAGTGCTCACGCAGCGCCTGCCCGACCTCGTCGGTGGCTTCCTTCCAGATCTCCACCAGCGCCTCGTTGCGCTCGTCGTGGTTCAAAGCACCACGCTGGAACTGCTTTTCGACCTTGTCGGCCCGCTCCTCGTAAGAGTCGAGGATCTCCTGCTTGCGCGGCGGCACCAACACGTCGGCCATCGACACCGTCACACCGGAACGCGTGGCCCAGTAGAAGCCGGCGTCCTTGAGCTTGTCGACCGTCTGCGCGACGACGATCATCGGGTAGCGCTCGGCCAGATCGTTGATGATCGCAGCCTGCACCTTCTTGTGCATCTGCTTGTTCACGAACGGGTAGCCCACCGGCAGCAGTTCGTTGAACATCACCCGGCCCAGCGTGGTCTCGGCCATCCAGGAATCCCCTGGCTGCCAACCATTCACGCCGAACAGCTCGGCCTCCACCTCGGCGGGCGGGCGCAGCTGCGAGAGCCGCACCTTGATCTTGGCGCGCACGGACAGCACGCCACGGTCCATCGCCATGATCGCCTCGGCCGGCGAGGCGTACACACCCGACTCGGGACGGTCCTTCGCGGCCGGGACGTATTCGCCCTTGTCGCCGGGAACTTCGGTGGTCAGGTAGTACAGCCCGGTCACCATGTCCAGCCGCGGCATGGCCAGCGGGCGGCCCGACGCCGGCGACAGGATGTTGTTGGAGGACAGCATCAGGATGCGGGCCTCGGCCTGCGCCTCGGCACTCAGCGGCAGGTGCACCGCCATCTGGTCGCCGTCGAAGTCGGCGTTGAACGCCTCACACACCAACGGGTGCAGCTGAATTGCCTTGCCCTCCACCAGCATCGGCTCGAAGGCCTGGATACCCAGCCGGTGCAGGGTGGGTGCGCGGTTCAGCAGCACCGGGTGCTCGGCGATGACCTCCTCGAGCACGTCCCACACCTGCGGACGCTGACGCTCCACCATCCGCTTGGCGCTCTTGATGTTCTGCGCGTGGTTGAGGTCGACGAGCCGCTTCATCACGAACGGCTTGAACAGCTCGAGCGCCATCAGCTTGGGCAGACCACACTGGTGCAGCTTGAGCTGCGGGCCCACCACGATGACCGAACGGCCGGAGTAGTCGACACGCTTACCGAGCAGGTTCTGGCGGAACCGGCCCTGCTTACCTTTCAGCAGATCCGAAAGCGACTTCAGCGGACGGTTACCCGGCCCGGTGACCGGGCGGCCGCGGCGGCCGTTGTCGAACAGCGCGTCGACCGACTCCTGCAGCATCCGCTTCTCGTTGTTGACGATGATCTCGGGCGCACCGAGGTCGATCAGCCTCTTGAGCCGGTTGTTGCGGTTGATCACCCGGCGGTACAGGTCGTTCAGGTCGGACGTGGCGAACCGGCCACCGTCGAGCTGCACCATCGGACGCAGCTCCGGCGGGATCACCGGGACGGCGTCGAGCACCATGCCCATCGGCGAGTTGCCGGACTGCTGGAACGCAGCCACCACCTTCAGACGCTTCAAAGCGCGAAGCTTCTTTTGCCCCTTGCCGTTTCGGATGACCTCGCGCAGCGCCTCGGCCTCGGCGTCGATGTCGAAGTTCTCGATGAGCTTCTGGATCGACTCCGCACCCATGGCGCCGGTGAAGTACTCGCCGTAGCGGTCGACGAGCTCGCGGTAGAGGTTCTCGTCGACGATCAGCTGCTTGGGGGCCAGCTTGGTGAAGGTGTTCCAGATGTCCTCCAGCCGGTCCAGCTCGCGCTGGGCCCGGTCGCGGATCTGGCGCATCTCCCGCTCGCCGCCGTCGCGAACCTTGCGCCGCGCATCGGCTTTCGCGCCTTCGGCCTCCAGCTCGGCCAGGTCGGCCTCGAGCTTCTGGGCGCGGGCCTCCAGGTCGGCGTCGCGCTGGTCCTCGACCGCCTTCTTCTCGACGACCATCTCGGCCTCGAGCGTGGACAGCTCGTTGTGCCGCATCTCCTCGTCGACAGACGTGATCACGTACGCCGCAAAGTAGATGATCTTCTCGAGGTCCTTGGGTGCCAGGTCCAGCAGGTAGCCCAGCCGCGACGGCACACCCTTGAAGTACCAGATGTGGGTCACCGGCGCGGCCAGCTCGATGTGGCCCATCCGCTCACGGCGCACCTTGGCGCGAGTCACCTCGACGCCGCAGCGCTCACAGATGATGCCCTTGAAGCGCACCCGCTTGTACTTGCCGCAGTAGCACTCCCAGTCGCGAGTCGGTCCGAAGATCTTCTCGCAGAACAGGCCGTCCTTCTCCGGCTTCAATGTGCGGTAGTTGATGGTCTCCGGCTTCTTGACCTCGCCGTAGGACCACTGCCTGATGTCGTCCGCGGTGGCCAGGCCGATGCGGAGTTCATCGAAGAAGTTGACGTCTAACACGTAACTCCCTTTCGGGTTGCAGAACTAGAAAACAAATTAGGCCAAGTCCTCAACGGACGCAGATTCGTTGCGGGACAAGTTGATTCCCAGATTCGCCGCAGCGCGCTCGAGATCCTCGTCGTCGCCGTCGCGCATCTCGATGGCCGCACCGTCGCTGGAGAGCACTTCGACGTTGAGGCACAGCGACTGCAGCTCCTTGAGCAGCACCTTGAACGACTCGGGGATGCCCGGCTCGGGAATGTTCTCGCCCTTGACGATCGCCTCGTACACCTTGACCCGGCCGACCGTGTCGTCGGACTTGATGGTCAACAGCTCCTGCAGCGTGTACGCCGCGCCGTAGGCCTGCATGGCCCAGCACTCCATCTCGCCGAACCGCTGGCCACCGAACTGCGCCTTACCGCCCAGCGGCTGCTGGGTGATCATCGAGTACGGCCCCGTCGAGCGGGCGTGGATCTTGTCGTCCACCAGGTGGTGCAGCTTCATGATGTACATGTAGCCGGTGGTCACCGGGTACGGGAACGGCTCACCCGAGCGCCCGTCGTACAGGATCGCCTTGCCGTCGCCGTCGACCAGCACATCGCCGTCGCGGTTGGGCAGCGTCGAGGACAGCAGGCCCTGCAGCTCCTCTTCGCGGGCACCGTCGAACACCGGCGTCGAGACGATCTTGTTCGGCTCGGCCTCCAGCAGCTCCTCCGGCAGCTTGGACGCCCAGTCGGGCTTCCCGTCGACCTTCCAGCCACTGTGCGCACACCACCCCAGGTGGGTCTCCAGGATCTGCCCGATATTCATCCGTCGCGGCACACCGTGGGTGTTCAGGATGATGTCCACCGGCGTGCCATCCGGGAGGAACGGCATGTCCTCGACGGGCAAAATCTTGCCGATCACACCCTTGTTGCCGTGCCGGCCGGCCAGCTTGTCGCCGTCGGAGATCTTGCGCTTCTGGGCCACGTAGACGCGGACCAGCTCGTTGACACCGGCGGGCAGCTCGTCGTCGTCCTCGCGGGAGAACACCCGAATGCCGATCACCTTGCCGGACTCGCCGTGCGGCACCTTCAGGGAGGTGTCGCGGACCTCGCGGGCCTTCTCGCCGAAGATCGCCCGCAGCAGCCGCTCCTCCGGGGTCAGCTCGGTCTCACCCTTCGGGGTGACCTTGCCGACCAGGATGTCGCCGTCGCGGACCTCGGCGCCGATGCGCACGATGCCGCGCTCGTCGAGGTCGGCCAGCACCTCGTCGGAGACGTTCGGGATGTCCCGGGTGATCTCCTCGGCGCCCAGCTTGGTGTCACGGGCGTCGATCTCGTGCTCCTCGATGTGAATCGAGGTCAGCACGTCCTCCTCCACCAGGCGGTTGGACAGGATGATGGCGTCCTCGTAGTTGTGGCCCTCCCACGGCATGATCGCCACGAGCAGGTTCTTGCCCAGCGCCATCTCGCCGTTGTCGGTGCACGGTCCGTCGGCGATCACCTGGCCGGCCTCGACACGCTGGCCGGCGTCCACGATCGGACGCTGGTTGGCGCAGGTGCCGTGGTTGGACCGGGCGAACTTGCGTAACCGGTAGCTCTGCCGGGTGCCGTCGTCGGCCATCACGGTGATGTAGTCCGCCGACACCTCCTCGACCACGCCGCTCTTGTCGGCGACGACGACGTCACCGGCGTCGATCGCGGCGCGCAGCTCCATGCCGGTACCGACCAGCGGACGCTCGCTGCGCACCAGCGGAACCGCCTGGCGCTGCATGTTGGCACCCATCAGGGCCCGGTTGGCGTCGTCGTGCTCGAGGAACGGGATCATCGCGGTGGCCACCGACACCATCTGGCGCGGCGAGACGTCCATGAACTCGACCTCGGACGACGACACGTACTCGACCTCGCCGCCCTTCCGGCGGACCAGGACGCGGTCCTCGGTGAACCGGCCCTCGTCGTCGATCGGCGAGTTGGCCTGCGCGACGACGTGGCGGTCCTCCTCGTCGGCGGTCAGGTACACCACCTCGTCGGTCACCCGGCCGTCGACCACCTTGCGGTACGGGGTCTCGATGAAGCCGAACGGGTTGACCCGGGCGTACACCGCCAGCGACCCGATCAGACCGATGTTCGGACCTTCCGGGGTCTCGATCGGGCACATCCGGCCGTAGTGGCTCGGGTGCACGTCGCGGACCTCCAGCCCGGCCCGCTCCCGCGACAGACCACCCGGGCCCAGCGCGTTCAGGCGACGCTTGTGGGTCAACCCGGACAGCGGGTTGTTCTGGTCCATGAACTGCGAGAGCTGGCTGGTGCCGAAGAACTCCTTGATCGCCGCCACGACCGGGCGGATGTTGATCAGGGTCTGCGGCGTGATCGCCTCGACGTCCTGGGTGGTCATCCGCTCGCGGACCACCCGCTCCATCCTCGACATGCCGACCCGGATCTGGTTCTGGATCAGCTCGCCGACCGTGCGGATGCGCCGGTTGCCGAAGTGGTCGATGTCGTCGGTTTCCACCGGCACCTCGACACCGCCCGGGACGGTCATCGTGGCGTGGCCCTCGTGCAGGCGCACGAGGTACTCGATGGTGGCGACGACGTCCTCTTCGGTGAGCGTCGTGGTGGTGATCGGGCTCTCGGTGTTCAGGCCGAGCTTCTTGTTGACCTTGTAGCGGCCCACCCGGGCCAGGTC includes these proteins:
- a CDS encoding DUF3060 domain-containing protein, which produces MKWTTLGRTSTACAIAIGFALFAGAPTASAKNGDTHITGEGVEQTVDCNNATLIVNGTSNSVNALGTCWAVTVMGSGNTVVADTVVNDITVYGSDETVYFRNGDPVIWDRGRELGMVNRINRAA
- a CDS encoding TetR/AcrR family transcriptional regulator, which translates into the protein MAAEPEAAGGRSRAATKSTARPAKLSRDIIINAALTFLDREGWDALTINALATQLGTKGPSLYNHVHSLEDLRRTVRMRVIDDIITMLNRVGEGRARDDAVLVMAGAYRSYAHHHPGRYSAFTRMPLGGDDPEYTAATRAAAAPVISVLTSYGLDGEEAFYAALEFWSALHGFVLLEMTGVMDEIDTDAVFSDMVLRLAAGLERRSGANAG
- a CDS encoding PaaX family transcriptional regulator C-terminal domain-containing protein, translated to MRKMTARSVVLSVLLGAHPAWASAAELIRLTSDFGIKEPTLRVALTRMVSGGDLIRSADGYRLSDRLLARQRRQDEAISLRVKPWRGYWTTLIVTSIGTDARTRATLRTTLHDNRFGELREGVWMRPDNMALELDAEIRCRLRILKARDDEPADLAGRLWDLPGWSQAGHGLLDEMAAASDIPGRFVVAAAIVRHLLSDPMLPSELLPADWPGAQLRAAYHDFAAELTKRRDGIQLVEAR
- a CDS encoding DUF3060 domain-containing protein, producing the protein MRAYTILALSAAVVVFGLAGCGSHEKHATPSTSTTSGSTGAQFEVGNTINYGSFGTTTDLDCADGKSLNVGGSNNTLTVKGTCGTVSIGGADNKITFDKIDKQLSVVGLNNTITYKNGDPKVDNLGSGNTINKG
- a CDS encoding crotonase/enoyl-CoA hydratase family protein, translating into MSEPVRVERNGPVTTVILNRPEARNAVNGPTAAALFAAFEEFDRDDAASVAVLWGDGGTFCAGADLKAFGTPDANQVHRTGPGPMGPTRMVLSKPVIAAVSGYAVAGGLELALWCDMRVAEEDAVFGVFCRRWGVPLIDGGTIRLPRLIGHSRAMDMILTGRGVDATEAHAMGLANRVVPKGQARQAAEELAAQLAALPQQCMRSDRLSALHQWGATESEALDYEFASISRVSAEAMEGAGRFAAGAGRHGASA
- a CDS encoding crotonase/enoyl-CoA hydratase family protein; the encoded protein is MTHAIRPVDFDNLKTMTYEVTDRVARITFNRPEKGNAIIADTPLELSALVERADLDPNVHVILVSGRGEGFCAGFDLSAYADRTSSAGGTGPYEGTVLDGKTQAVNHLPNQPWDPMIDYQMMSRFVRGFSSLMHADKPTVVKIHGYCVAGGTDIALHADQVIAASDAKIGYPPTRVWGVPAAGLWAHRLGDQRAKRLLLTGDCITGTQAAEWGLAVEAPDPKDLDERTERLVERIAAVPVNQLIMVKLALNSALLQQGVATSRMVSTVFDGIARHTPEGHAFVADAVEHGFRDAVKHRDQPFGDYGRQASGV
- a CDS encoding acyl-CoA dehydrogenase family protein, whose translation is MPDTHVVTNQVPPLEDHNPATSPVLVEALIREGGQWGLDEVTELGAISGSAQAQRWGELADRNRPILHTHDRYGHRIDEVEYDPAYHELMRTAIAHGLHAAPWAETKPGAHVVRAAKTSVWTAEPGHMCPISMTYAVVPALRHNPELAKVYEPLLTSRVYDPELKVPTAKAGITAGMSMTEKQGGSDVRAGTTQATRNADGSYRLTGHKWFTSAPMCDIFLVLAQAPGGLSCFLLPRVLPDGSRNRMLLQRLKDKLGNHANASSEVEYDGAVAWLVGEEGRGVPTIIEMVNLTRLDCALGSATSMRSGLTRAVHHAQHRKAFGAYLIDQPLMRNVLADLAVEAEAATMVAMRMAGATDNAVRGDQTEALLRRIGLAAAKYWVCKRATPHAAEAMECLGGNGYIEDFGMPRLYREAPLMGIWEGSGNVSALDTLRAMATRPECVEVLFADLAKSAGQDPRLDAHVERLRPQLEDLETIQYRARRVAEDICLALQGSLLVRHGHPAVAEAFLATRLGGQWGGAYGTMPTGLDLAPILERAMVKG